The DNA window atcataatccaagtctaccatgaagagaagacttcacgaaaGCAAATATAAATTATCAGAAGCATTATCAGAAGCATACCacaatctgtaaaacacagtggaggtagtgtgatggcacgtgcatgcatggcttccaaagGCACTAGGTCACTagagtttattgatgatgtgacagaagacagaaacagacagattatttctgaagtgtataggaatatattgtctgctcaaattCAGCCAAAGGCAGCGAAGTTGATtagacagcgcttcactttacagatgtacaatgacccaaaacatactgcgaaagccttaaaaaaaaaaaaaaaagaggtggAATATTCtggaatggcagagtcaattacctgatctcaaccctatcgaacatgcattttacttgctgaagacaaacttaaggcagaaactCCCTCGAACAAACAGCAACTGttgacagctgcagtaaaagcctggcaaagcatcaaaaAGGAGGAAACcgagcgtttggtgatgtctgatatttttgttcaaccccttgaattgaagcttaaagtctgcacttcaattgcatttaggttgtttcatttcaaatcgtTATGGTGGCATTCAGAGACAaatttatgaaaattgtgtccgTGTCACAATTTTCATGAATTGTTTcctgacctaactgtatgtttcAGCAGGATAAGGGGAAGTCAAAGGCTGCACCTGGTGGTATGTGTCAGAAAGAGAGATCATGCAAGACTTCAGCAGAGCTTTTCATATTATTTATCACAAGTTGGAGTTGAAATAAGAAAAAGTACTATGGCTTTACATCTCCTGAACAGAGCTTCATTAATAGACGCCTCTCTAGTCCAAACCCAGTGGAGGGAGGTGTACAACTGGGAAGTCTCACTAGTCCAAACCCAGTGGAGGGAGGTGTACAACTGGGAAGTCTCACTAGTCCAAACCCAGTGGAGGGAGGTGTACAACTGGGAAGTCTCTCTAGTCCAAACCCAGTGGAAGGAGGTGTACAACTGGGAAGTCGCTCTAGTCCAAACCCAGTGGAGGGAGGTGTACAACTGGGAAGTCTCACTAGTCCAAACCCAGTGGAAGGAGGTGTACAACTGGGAAGTCGCTCTAGTCCAAACCCAGTGGAGGGAGGTGTACAACTGGGAAGTCTCTCTAGTCCAAACCCAGTGGAGGGAGGTGTACAACTGGGAAGTCTCACTAGTCCAAACCCAGTGGAGGGAGGTGTACAACTGGGAAGTCTCACTAGTCCAAACCCAGTGGAAGGAGGTGTACAACTGGGAAGTCGCTCTAGTCCAAACCCAGTGGAGGGAGGTGTACTATAGGGAAGTCTCACTAGTCCAAACCCAGTGGAGGGAGGTGTACAACTGGGAAGTCTCTCTAGTCCAAACCCAGTGGAAGGAGGTGTACAACTGGGAAGTCGCTCTAGTCCAAACCCAGTGGAGGGAGGTGTACAACTGGGAAGTCTCTCAAGTCCAAACCCAGTGGAGGGAGGTGTACAACTGGGAAGTCTCTCTAGTCCAAACCCAGTGGAGGGAGGTGTACAACTGGGAAGTCTCTCTAGTCCAAACCCAGTGGAGGGAGGTGTACAACTGGGAAGTCTCACTAGTCCAAACCCAGTGGAGGGAGGTGTACAACTGGGAAGTCTCACTAGTCCAAACCCAGTGGAGGGAGGTGTACAACTGGGAAGTCTCTCTAGTCCAAACCCAGTGGAAGGAGGTGTACAACTGGGAAGTCGCTCTAGTCCAAACCCAGTGGAGGGAGGTGTACTATAGGGAAGTCTCACTAGTCCAAACCCAGTGGAGGGAGGTGTAGAACTGGGAAGTCTCTCTAGTCCAAACCCAGTGGAGGGAGGTGTACAACTGGGAAGTCTCACTAGTCCAAACCCAGTGGAGGGAGGTGTACTATAGGGAAGCTGACTGGGGGCTTTGTGTTTCTCAAACATGAATataaactgcatttcattgatCTTGAATGAATCCTGTGTGTACAATGACCTAAGATTTACTCaagatttaaaataaatactgtgtaATACATTATGGGACCTGCTTCCCATTGAAGACAGGAGGGCAGAGTCATGCACATTTTCAGAAACCCCACATTTTAAAGAGcatctaaaataaatcacaattcCAACACAGAATATCAAAAGCTTTTGTCGAGGGCTTTGATAACAAAGAACTAGTTAGCATTGATTGATCAATGCAACTCACTGACTTTAAAAATAGAAACAACTCCTTTCGGTTCAAATATCagcaaattcaaaatgtgcaatgaaTCATGATTAACTATAGAATTTTACAGATGAAAAacagtttatatttttttctcatttgacAGCCCAACCCCTCACCAGTTTGTTGCCACCAGGCCAGGATCCAAAGAGATGGATCCATTATGCTGACAAGAATCTTGGAGCTTGATTCTGTTTCCAGCAATTTGGGTCCAGTGAATCTAATGAAGGAAGGGAGAATTATTGACCTACAGATACACTCATAATAACAAACCTCGCATAACAAGGCAAAGGGATCAGTCTgttattttctgtcattttaagTGTTGTACATTTATTATGGAAAGCACAAGAGTTAAAAGTAACAGGTAGCACATTTAAGAGTAAGGAGACTGGACATGAATATCATCTACCTGTGACTCTTCATTCCCACATCCTGTCTCTGAAGAACGGAGGGTCTTGGGAATTTTGAGTGGACTTCCCTTTTAAAAAGCAGAAAGGGGCATTTTACTGTTTGGGTGATCAATTCCAGTTCATGCATAATAAACGCAGGGAATAATATATGATGAATGTTACATCACAAAGGTCTGACTAGGTGGAATTATGTCACAAAAGATGAAGATGCAGAACAGACATACTTTTGAGTTATCCACCTTGTCAACGGCTAGTGAAATAGTTAGGGCTCTCCTATGGTCCATCATGACCAAGCCTTGGTCATTCAGGGCTTGATGGCCACTGTTTCTCCAGAGCCTCCAGCCACCAACCAACACAGCAAGCAAATTCTGCAGCAGACACAATTGATGTTTTACTGGCCATCCTTGGGAGTGTACGTTTTGGAATGAAAGGCTACATGCAACAGGTCGGTTAAGTCTGCATTTGGAACCACAACTAAATATTTTTACcaggaaagacaaaaacattgttcatAGCCTTTTAATAGCAGAACAACAAGAACATACTGACACGTTACTGTATAGAACTCCTGGTGCACATCTGTTCATTCTTTATTTGCAAAATAGCGATGCCAGCAATCGCCAGCTATTCCTCAGGTCACTAACGTTAGTAATTATCCGCGCAACGGTTCCCTTGGTCTGTGACCCTTGTTCTCCAATAAATCTATTCAGCGATGCACTGACACATTAATAGCCAACAAAACCCGGCAACAGTCTGCctgtaacatttgaaacaagtAGCTAATAAGCTGatttagcaagctagctaacacaTTTGCTaggtagctaacgttagctagcagtTATCAACTTATGTCCACAGTTAGCATACTCACTTGGTAATGAAGCGAGTTAGCGCAACATAGACACACGTGATCAAATAGCGAGGAGAAGGGACGTAAACACAGCGACTACAACGTTACTCTCCAAATCACTGGTCCATTAATTCTTAAATACACGTTGTTGGCTCTGATTGCCGATGTTTTCAAGTTCTTCCTGATTCACAAGAATATCCGGTTGTTTCCGGAAGTAGAGGATGTAACTAAGTAGGTCTTTGAACCGCTGTTTGGGTAAAGGATAGAAACCGAATCGCATTGATGAGAGGAGCCGTTCATTAAGTGTTTAAGCTCAAACAACGATTATTGGCATATAAGATTAAAACGTATGCACTAAATATTGCACATATGCGCTGTATAAttaatttattgtaaaaaaaaaaaaacgttatagTAATTTGCTTTAAATTTTCCATGTTCATTTCTgtatctatccatctatcttcttccggggccgggtcgcgggggcagcagtctaagcagagatgcccagacttccttctccctagacacttcctctagctcctctggggggacaccgaggcgttcccaggcaagccgggagacatagtccctccagcgtgtcctaggtcttccccggggtctcctcccggtgggacgggcccggaacaccttcccgggaaggcgttcaggaggcatccggaacagatgcccaagccacctcagctgacccctctcgaagtggaggagcagcggctctactctgagctcctcccgggtgaccgagcttctcaccctatctctaagggatcgcccagccaccctgcggagaaagctcatttcggccgcctgtatccgggatcttgtcctttcggtcataacccaaagctcatgaccataggtgagagtaggaacgtagattgactggtaaatcgagagcatcgccttgcgactcagctctttcttcaccacgacagaccgatacatcgaccgcataactgcagaagctgcaccgatctgtctgtcaatctcccgttccatccttccctcactcgtgaacaagacccctagatacgtaaactcctccacttgaggcaggcactctccaccaacctgaagtgggaaagccacccttttccgactgaggaccatggcctcggatttggaggtactgattttcatccccaccgcttcacactcggctgcaaactgtcccagtgcatgctgaaggtcctggtttgaaggggccaacacgacaacatcatccgcaaagagcagagacgaaattgtgtggtccccaaacctgacaccctccggcccctggctgcgcctagaaattctctccataaaaattacatacagaaccggcaacaaagggcagccctgccggagtccaacatgcactgggaacatgtctggcttactgccggcaatgcgaaccaagctcctgcttcggtcgtacagggacctgacagcccttagcaaaggagccaggaccccatattccagaagcactctccacaggatgccgcgagggacacagtcgaatgacttctccaaatccacaaaacacatgtggattggttaggcaaactcccatgaaccctccaacaccccgtagagggtatagagctggtccagtgttccacagcccggacgaaaaccacactgttcctcctgaatccgaggttctactatcggccgtattctcctctccagaaccctggcatagactttcccggggaggctgagaagtgtgatccccctatagttggaacacaccctccggtcccccttcttaaaaagagggaccaccaccccggtctgccatcccagaggcactgtccccgaccgccacgtgatgttgcacaggcgtgtcaaccaagacagccccacaacacccagagacttgaggtactcagggcggatctcatccacccccggtgccttgccaccgaggagtttcttgaccacctctgtgacttcagcccgggtgatggacgagtcatTTCTGTATTTCAGAATAATGGTAGGATGCTGCTTAAATTGTAAAGATGAACTACCACTTAATAGTTGTCAtataaaataactgtaaaaatatattattagaaAACCAAAGAATTGCCTGTTTTCCACATTTGATCCTTTGATCCTttgattacaaaaatgtaataaataactGTTCCCTTTTTTGCCATAGcatgtaagcggagccggccaagaagagcgaatgtctcttacaaCTGAGTGAGTTAGTGAGTACTCCTTGTTAAATTGCGTAGTTGTTAGAGATGTGGGAGACCAGTGTTCGATCCTCGCCAGGGACGGAACACAGTATGCTTTAccatttgttcaggataaacaaaaatgttgctggctacaagcttcagtagctacgttatagtaagcctaaaataaaactgtccttgCATCGAAATGGGttcatttcagtgccagtgtataggaccagactcgtaaTTACACTATCGTATTTTCGTATTAATCAGTAAAATTtgtgttgaaatcaacttgttatcCCCATCACATCCTTTGTGAGAGACCCGCAAAGACATgccgtttttgtagcctattcacttggaCAAAATGTCCTTGTCTTTTCCCTCCTCTGGGTTTGtctataggctaactggcatacattgcactggtcaGAGTAGTATCCACTCTCAAATATCAACCATCCATCACACAACCTTGGGGATGGTCTTATTCTAAAGGGGAGACCTAAAAGAGTGTTCCATGATTTCAATGGTGTGATTTAGATGTTCCAACAAATATAGATCTATATATTCAGGGTTTGCCTTATAGTCATGCCTTCTACAGTAAGCTGTTGGACACAGGCTCAGCACCAAGTTACGAGTTATTTTTTAATGTCTAGTCAATCAGAATTAACCTACCAACATTTCTAACCATTTTTGCAATTTGCAATGTTAGACTAGTTActgctactaccagtataaacactgccttgtgtacagtaggctactaccagtataaacactgccttgtgtacagtaggctactaccagtataaacactgccttgtgtacagtaggctactaccagtataaacactgccttgtgtacagtaggctactaccagtataaacactgccttgtgtatggtaggctactaccagtataaacactgccttgtgtacagtaggctactaccagtataaacactgccttgtgtatggtaggctactaccagtataaacactgccttgtgtacagtaggctactaccagtataaacactgccttgtgtacagtaggctactaccagtataaacactgccttgtgtacagtaggctactaccagtataaacactgccttgtgtacagtaggctactaccagtataaacactgccttgtgtatggtaggctactaccagtataaacactgccttgtgtacagtaggctactaccagtataaacactgccttgtgtatggtaggctactaccagtataaacactgccttgtgtaTGGTAGGCCACTCTTGAGTCAGTCCACATGGTATTATAGCCAGCAattaataaagcaataataCCTTTTAATCGGGATGGAggggttgttttaaatgtgttggagttgagttgttaagtgtatacacttaaatcaaacagaacattgcagttaTGTCATCTTTTATACTCCAGggcaatcattttatttttatacattttcacagtttttcaaacagggtctgtgaccatgttatccagatttagttaacttttgatttgccactttacTTCCAAAGCtttcaatttaaaggaaaattgatggagttcattcaaatgatttttctgttcactgcagggtttacGTTAGTTGGCAAATGCCGGCTTGTCGCAGTTATCGGGTGTAGTTGTAGGATATCCTCCATTGTTGTTCCCATGTGTCACCTTGAAGGTGATGTCACAgcagttttcctgtgatgtcactatggaCGGGTACTATGTGCAGTGGGAAATGACCCAAGACGGGGCATGTAGAACCGAGTTGAGCCGGTACATAGTGGTGGAAAAGCTCCCCAGGTAGAATAGAGGCGAGGTGAGCCAGTTGAGCCAGTTGAGCCAGTTGAgccagtaccatgcagtggaaggGATTTTTTTGCAGTGGATTTTAACAAAAACGTAATAGCTGGGATGAAAGCTGCATTTGGAGACAGAGGTGCACTGACTACCAGCAGCCCTTGTGTTCTTGTGGGACCGTCTCTGACCTTCAATGTTTTGACCCCAGttcgattcccttctcagacgtTCCAATTATTTTCGCTCAGATATATTTATCCACCCGGATAAGCTAATGACAGCTAATAGGTAGcctcatcaacaaaaatgaTTAACAGAGAAGCTCAGTATTAACACTAAGTCCTCTTTTATCCATTTCATCCATGAATATTTTAGTgtattcaaaattattaaataaaacaactgaATGGGCAGAGAGAtttttgttcttcctctagagttgatGCCTCTCTAAGCATCTTCACAGCATCCTCATCCTTCAGGGGGGAGGACGTGTAACCTGTCTCACCCTCTATTTCCTCATCCTTCAGGGGGGAGGACGTGTAACCTGTCTCACCCTCTATTTCCTCTTCCTTCAGGGGGGAGGACTTGTACCCTGTCTCACCCTCTATTTCCTCATCCTTCAGGGGGAGGACTTGTATGCGGTCTCACCCTCTATTTCCTCATCCTTCAGGGGGGAGGACGTGTAACCTGTCTCACCCTTTATTTCCTCATCCTTCAGGGGGGAGGACGTGTAACCTGTCTCACCCTCTATTTCCTCATCCTTCAGGGGGGAGGACTTGTACCCTGTCTCACCCTCTATTTCCTCATCCTTCAGGGGGGAGGACTTGTACCCTGTCTCACCCTCTATTTCCTCTTCCTTAAGGGGTGAGGAATTGTAGACttgtgcttggggtcattgtcatgctggaaagtccaagagtgtcccagcttttgtgcagaagaatgcaaattgtctgctagtattttctggaaacatgctgcattcatcttgccataaattttcacaagattccctgtgcatGAAGTATATTCCTAACTACT is part of the Esox lucius isolate fEsoLuc1 chromosome 16, fEsoLuc1.pri, whole genome shotgun sequence genome and encodes:
- the LOC117592814 gene encoding uncharacterized protein LOC117592814, producing the protein MALHLLNRASLIDASLVQTQWREVYNWEVSLVQTQWREVYNWEVSLVQTQWREVYNWEVSLVQTQWKEVYNWEVALVQTQWREVYNWEVSLVQTQWKEVYNWEVALVQTQWREVYNWEVSLVQTQWREVYNWEVSLVQTQWREVYNWEVSLVQTQWKEVYNWEVALVQTQWREVYYREVSLVQTQWREVYNWEVSLVQTQWKEVYNWEVALVQTQWREVYNWEVSQVQTQWREVYNWEVSLVQTQWREVYNWEVSLVQTQWREVYNWEVSLVQTQWREVYNWEVSLVQTQWREVYNWEVSLVQTQWKEVYNWEVALVQTQWREVYNWEVSLVQTQWREVYYREADWGLCVSQT